One genomic segment of Myotis daubentonii chromosome 14, mMyoDau2.1, whole genome shotgun sequence includes these proteins:
- the PCBP4 gene encoding poly(rC)-binding protein 4 isoform X1 — protein MSSSDAGLEEEPELSITLTLRMLMHGKEVGSIIGKKGETVKRIREQSSARITISEGSCPERITTITGSTAAVFHAVSMIAFKLDEDLCSASANGGTVSRPPVTLRLVIPASQCGSLIGKAGTKIKEIRETTGAQVQVAGDLLPNSTERAVTVSGVPDAIILCVRQICAVILESPPKGATIPYHPSLSLGTVLLSANQGFSVQSQYGGVTPAEVTKLQQLSGHAVPFASPSMVPGLDPGAQTSSQEFLVPNDLIGCVIGRQGSKISEIRQMSGAHIKIGNQAEGAGERHVTITGSPVSIALAQYLITACLETAKSTSGGTPSSAPADLSTPFSPPLTALPTAPPGLLGTPYAISLSNFIGLKPVPFLALPPASPGPPPGLAAYTAKMAAANGSKKAERQKFSPY, from the exons ATGAGCAGCTCAGAcgcggggctggaggaggagccgGAGCTCAGCATCACCCTCACGCTGCGCATGCTGATGCACGGGAAG GAGGTGGGCAGCATCATCGGGAAG AAAGGGGAGACCGTCAAGCGGATCCGGGAGCAG AGCAGCGCCCGGATCACCATCTCCGAGGGCTCCTGTCCCGAGcgcatcaccaccatcaccggGTCCACGGCGGCCGTCTTCCACGCGGTCTCCATGATCGCCTTCAAGCTGGATGAG GATCTCTGCTCTGCTTCCGCAAACGGTGGGACCGTCTCCAGGCCTCCAGTGACCCTTCGCCTTGTCATCCCCGCCAGCCAATGTGGCTCCCTGATCGGGAAGGCTGGCACCAAGATCAAGGAGATCCGAGAG ACCACGGGGGCCCAGGTGCAGGTGGCAGGGGACCTGCTCCCCAACTCCACCGAGCGTGCCGTCACCGTGTCCGGGGTGCCTGACGCCATCATCCTGTGTGTGCGCCAGATCTGCGCCGTTATCCTGGAG TCCCCACCCAAAGGGGCCACCATCCCGTatcaccccagcctctccttaggcACCGTCCTTCTCTCCGCCAACCAG GGCTTCTCCGTCCAGAGTCAGTACGGGGGTGTGACCCCAGCGGAG GTCACCAAGCTCCAGCAGCTCTCAGGCCACGCGGTCCCCTTTGCCTCCCCgagcatggtgccag GACTGGATCCTGGCGCACAAACCAGCTCCCAGGAGTTCTTGGTTCCCAACGAC CTCATTGGCTGCGTGATCGGGCGCCAGGGCAGCAAGATCAGCGAGATCCGGCAGATGTCAGGGGCGCACATCAAGATCGGGAACCAGGCGGAGGGTGCCGGGGAGCGGCACGTGACCATCACTGGGTCGCCCGTCTCCATCGCTCTGGCTCAGTACCTCATCactgcctg TCTAGAAACGGCCAAGTCTACCTCTGGGGGGACGCCCAGCTCGGCCCCCGCAGACCTGTCTACCCCCTTCTCGCCGCCCCTGACGGCCTTGCCCACGGCTCCCCCTGGCCTGCTGGGCACGCCCTACGCCATCTCCCTGTCCAACTTCATCGGCCTCAAGCCTGTGCCCTTCTTGGCTCTACCACCTGCCTCCCCAGGGCCGCCGCCCGGCTTGGCGGCCTACACtgccaagatggcagcggccaaTGGGAGCAAGAAAGCTGAGCGGCAGAAATTCTCGCCCTACTGA
- the PCBP4 gene encoding poly(rC)-binding protein 4 isoform X3, whose protein sequence is MSSSDAGLEEEPELSITLTLRMLMHGKEVGSIIGKKGETVKRIREQSSARITISEGSCPERITTITGSTAAVFHAVSMIAFKLDEDLCSASANGGTVSRPPVTLRLVIPASQCGSLIGKAGTKIKEIRETTGAQVQVAGDLLPNSTERAVTVSGVPDAIILCVRQICAVILESPPKGATIPYHPSLSLGTVLLSANQGFSVQSQYGGVTPAEVTKLQQLSGHAVPFASPSMVPGLDPGAQTSSQEFLVPNDLIGCVIGRQGSKISEIRQMSGAHIKIGNQAEGAGERHVTITGSPVSIALAQYLITAWAAARLGGLHCQDGSGQWEQES, encoded by the exons ATGAGCAGCTCAGAcgcggggctggaggaggagccgGAGCTCAGCATCACCCTCACGCTGCGCATGCTGATGCACGGGAAG GAGGTGGGCAGCATCATCGGGAAG AAAGGGGAGACCGTCAAGCGGATCCGGGAGCAG AGCAGCGCCCGGATCACCATCTCCGAGGGCTCCTGTCCCGAGcgcatcaccaccatcaccggGTCCACGGCGGCCGTCTTCCACGCGGTCTCCATGATCGCCTTCAAGCTGGATGAG GATCTCTGCTCTGCTTCCGCAAACGGTGGGACCGTCTCCAGGCCTCCAGTGACCCTTCGCCTTGTCATCCCCGCCAGCCAATGTGGCTCCCTGATCGGGAAGGCTGGCACCAAGATCAAGGAGATCCGAGAG ACCACGGGGGCCCAGGTGCAGGTGGCAGGGGACCTGCTCCCCAACTCCACCGAGCGTGCCGTCACCGTGTCCGGGGTGCCTGACGCCATCATCCTGTGTGTGCGCCAGATCTGCGCCGTTATCCTGGAG TCCCCACCCAAAGGGGCCACCATCCCGTatcaccccagcctctccttaggcACCGTCCTTCTCTCCGCCAACCAG GGCTTCTCCGTCCAGAGTCAGTACGGGGGTGTGACCCCAGCGGAG GTCACCAAGCTCCAGCAGCTCTCAGGCCACGCGGTCCCCTTTGCCTCCCCgagcatggtgccag GACTGGATCCTGGCGCACAAACCAGCTCCCAGGAGTTCTTGGTTCCCAACGAC CTCATTGGCTGCGTGATCGGGCGCCAGGGCAGCAAGATCAGCGAGATCCGGCAGATGTCAGGGGCGCACATCAAGATCGGGAACCAGGCGGAGGGTGCCGGGGAGCGGCACGTGACCATCACTGGGTCGCCCGTCTCCATCGCTCTGGCTCAGTACCTCATCactgcctg GGCCGCCGCCCGGCTTGGCGGCCTACACtgccaagatggcagcggccaaTGGGAGCAAGAAAGCTGA
- the PCBP4 gene encoding poly(rC)-binding protein 4 isoform X2: protein MSSSDAGLEEEPELSITLTLRMLMHGKKGETVKRIREQSSARITISEGSCPERITTITGSTAAVFHAVSMIAFKLDEDLCSASANGGTVSRPPVTLRLVIPASQCGSLIGKAGTKIKEIRETTGAQVQVAGDLLPNSTERAVTVSGVPDAIILCVRQICAVILESPPKGATIPYHPSLSLGTVLLSANQGFSVQSQYGGVTPAEVTKLQQLSGHAVPFASPSMVPGLDPGAQTSSQEFLVPNDLIGCVIGRQGSKISEIRQMSGAHIKIGNQAEGAGERHVTITGSPVSIALAQYLITACLETAKSTSGGTPSSAPADLSTPFSPPLTALPTAPPGLLGTPYAISLSNFIGLKPVPFLALPPASPGPPPGLAAYTAKMAAANGSKKAERQKFSPY, encoded by the exons ATGAGCAGCTCAGAcgcggggctggaggaggagccgGAGCTCAGCATCACCCTCACGCTGCGCATGCTGATGCACGGGAAG AAAGGGGAGACCGTCAAGCGGATCCGGGAGCAG AGCAGCGCCCGGATCACCATCTCCGAGGGCTCCTGTCCCGAGcgcatcaccaccatcaccggGTCCACGGCGGCCGTCTTCCACGCGGTCTCCATGATCGCCTTCAAGCTGGATGAG GATCTCTGCTCTGCTTCCGCAAACGGTGGGACCGTCTCCAGGCCTCCAGTGACCCTTCGCCTTGTCATCCCCGCCAGCCAATGTGGCTCCCTGATCGGGAAGGCTGGCACCAAGATCAAGGAGATCCGAGAG ACCACGGGGGCCCAGGTGCAGGTGGCAGGGGACCTGCTCCCCAACTCCACCGAGCGTGCCGTCACCGTGTCCGGGGTGCCTGACGCCATCATCCTGTGTGTGCGCCAGATCTGCGCCGTTATCCTGGAG TCCCCACCCAAAGGGGCCACCATCCCGTatcaccccagcctctccttaggcACCGTCCTTCTCTCCGCCAACCAG GGCTTCTCCGTCCAGAGTCAGTACGGGGGTGTGACCCCAGCGGAG GTCACCAAGCTCCAGCAGCTCTCAGGCCACGCGGTCCCCTTTGCCTCCCCgagcatggtgccag GACTGGATCCTGGCGCACAAACCAGCTCCCAGGAGTTCTTGGTTCCCAACGAC CTCATTGGCTGCGTGATCGGGCGCCAGGGCAGCAAGATCAGCGAGATCCGGCAGATGTCAGGGGCGCACATCAAGATCGGGAACCAGGCGGAGGGTGCCGGGGAGCGGCACGTGACCATCACTGGGTCGCCCGTCTCCATCGCTCTGGCTCAGTACCTCATCactgcctg TCTAGAAACGGCCAAGTCTACCTCTGGGGGGACGCCCAGCTCGGCCCCCGCAGACCTGTCTACCCCCTTCTCGCCGCCCCTGACGGCCTTGCCCACGGCTCCCCCTGGCCTGCTGGGCACGCCCTACGCCATCTCCCTGTCCAACTTCATCGGCCTCAAGCCTGTGCCCTTCTTGGCTCTACCACCTGCCTCCCCAGGGCCGCCGCCCGGCTTGGCGGCCTACACtgccaagatggcagcggccaaTGGGAGCAAGAAAGCTGAGCGGCAGAAATTCTCGCCCTACTGA
- the GPR62 gene encoding G-protein coupled receptor 62, with amino-acid sequence MANTTGLLQATEVAGSMGLILAAIVEAAALLGNGALLVVVLRTPGLQEALYLMHLCIVDLLAAASIMPLGLLAAPPPGLGRVRLDPASCRAARFLSAALLPACTLGVAALGLARCRFIVHPLRPGARPPPGLVLAAVWAAAALLGALALLGPPPAPPPAPARCSVLAGGLGPFRPLWALLAFAVPALLLLGAHGSIFLVARRAALRPPPPARGARLRSDSLDSRLSILPALRPRLPARKAALGPALAVGQFAACWLPYGCACLAPAAQAAKAEVAVTWVAYSAFAAHPFLYGLLQRPLRRALGRLVRRARPRRDCAPRTWHPRALLRRLRGPAEGPALGPAEAPDQEPDLAGGGTLRMPKATGAGV; translated from the coding sequence ATGGCCAACACCACCGGGCTCCTCCAGGCCACCGAAGTCGCAGGCTCCATGGGGTTGATCCTGGCGGCCATCGTGGAGGCAGCAGCCCTGCTGGGCAACGGCGcgctgctggtggtggtgctaCGCACGCCGGGCCTGCAGGAGGCGCTCTACCTGATGCACCTGTGCATCGTGGACCTGCTGGCGGCCGCCTCCATTATGCCGCTGGGCCTGCTGGCCGCGCCGCCGCCCGGACTGGGCCGCGTGCGCCTGGACCCCGCGTCCTGCCGCGCCGCGCGCTTCCTCTCGGCCGCGCTGCTGCCCGCCTGCACGCTCGGGGTGGCGGCGCTGGGGCTGGCGCGCTGCCGCTTCATCGTGCACCCGCTGCGGCCCGGCGCGCGGCCGCCGCCCGGCCTGGTGCTCGCGGCCGTGTGGGCCGCCGCCGCGCTGCTGGGCGCGCTCGCCCTGCTCgggccgccgcccgccccgcccccggccccggcccgctGCTCCGTCCTGGCCGGCGGCCTCGGGCCCTTCCGGCCGCTCTGGGCGCTGCTGGCCTTCGCGGTGCCCGCCCTCCTGCTGCTCGGCGCCCACGGCAGCATCTTCCTGGTGGCGCGCCGCGCGGCCCTGCGGCCCCCGCCGCCCGCGCGCGGCGCCCGGCTGCGCTCCGACTCCCTGGACAGCCGGCTCTCCATCCTGCCCGCCCTGCGGCCCCGCCTGCCCGCGCGCAAAGCCGCCCTGGGGCCCGCGCTGGCCGTGGGCCAGTTCGCCGCCTGCTGGCTGCCCTACGGCTGTGCGTGCCTGGCGCCTGCCGCGCAAGCCGCCAAGGCGGAGGTGGCCGTCACCTGGGTCGCCTACTCGGCCTTCGCGGCGCACCCCTTCCTGTACGGCCTCCTGCAGCGCCCCCTGCGCCGGGCGCTGGGCCGCCTGGTGCGCCGAGCCCGGCCGCGGCGGGACTGCGCTCCGCGCACCTGGCACCCGCGGGCCCTCCTGCGGCGCCTCCGGGGACCTGCAGAGGGCCCTGCCCTGGGACCTGCTGAGGCACCAGATCAAGAGCCGGACTTGGCAGGAGGGGGGACCCTCCGCATGCCCAAGGCCACCGGAGCGGGGGTCTGA